Proteins found in one Megachile rotundata isolate GNS110a chromosome 14, iyMegRotu1, whole genome shotgun sequence genomic segment:
- the LOC105664086 gene encoding uncharacterized protein LOC105664086 yields MELLLLFLLTPTILVHGDGKSDPNDEPFLPIYPVYPYNPKLIKRGTDRDTQLSPELYAPKVDAKDSYSASYTANYPRDPYYPNYNPYPKVSSSYYSAAPYSYPTTPYNPYASYSSPYTAPVSYTTIPYSSSYPNLYYQHPYYYPGHYSQSLFPPPPPPPVPNADYSGDSYSNQGTEKNRNKNGDKRYRDSDANQDSAGNQFVDGANYISGNSKDLDTQSSTYKASSPQNQLIQDVEIKTVPIPMPKTTYRVISVAGQPVGPDYPLPATYVKAQQLEDMVSQTWAKLLAQNLQQNAQNPEADKANQDDQSKTLQRLISVPNVIAKAGLAYLVNPNILGKLNVGQAVGQLVQTPTTQLKNVRYTPLPAGVYTAVEKPEKDQAESEYENYENTSQDTQDYDGSSQIDKQPQNYENDSGRSVSYQNQNFVTVETPRRYNYQYSNYNPQTITQQQSQQYKNNLDDANFGAKTKNG; encoded by the exons ATGGAGCTGCTG TTACTGTTTCTATTGACACCGACGATTCTCGTTCATGGAGACGGGAAAAGCGACCCGAACGACGAACCGTTTCTGCCGATATATCCGGTCTACCCGTACAACCCGAAATTAATCAAGAGGGGTACGGACAGGGACACACAGTTATCCCCAGAATTGTACGCGCCCAAAGTCGACGCTAAGGATTCCTATAGCGCCAGTTATACCGCCAATTATCCACGAGATCCGTATTACCCTAATTACAACCCTTATCCTAAGGTTTCCTCCTCGTACTACAGCGCGGCTCCCTATTCCTACCCAACGACGCCATACAACCCCTACGCTTCTTACTCGTCCCCATATACCGCGCCTGTTTCGTATACGACAATTCCCTATTCCTCCTCTTATCCCAACCTATATTACCAGCATCCGTATTATTATCCCGGTCATTATAGTCAGTCACTGTTcccaccaccgccaccaccgccaGTACCCAACGCGGATTATTCCGGCGATTCGTACTCCAACCAGGGAACCGAGAAAAACAGGAATAAGAATGGAGATAAGAGATACAGAGATAGCGACGCTAATCAAGACTCCGCTGGTAATCAGTTCGTTGACGGGGCTAACTACATTTCTGGGAACTCCAAGGATCTCGATACGCAGTCTAGCACCTACAAAGCCAGCAGCCCACAAAATCAGTTGATTCAGGACGTGGAGATAAAGACTGTCCCTATCCCTATGCCTAAAACCACCTATCGAGTGATCAGCGTGGCCGGGCAACCCGTGGGTCCAGATTATCCTCTACCGGCTACCTACGTGAAGGCTCAGCAGCTGGAGGATATGGTCAGCCAGACCTGGGCGAAATTGTTGGCCCAGAATTTGCAACAGAATGCTCAAAATCCGGAGGCAGACAAAGCCAATCAGGACGATCAAAGTAAAACTTTGCAGCGCCTAATTTCCGTTCCGAACGTGATCGCCAAAGCTGGACTCGCTTACCTCGTGAATCCTAACATTCTGGGGAAGCTGAACGTCGGCCAAGCCGTCGGTCAACTTGTACAAACACCGACCACCCAATTGAAAAACGTTCGATACACCCCTCTACCGGCGGGGGTGTACACCGCCGTGGAGAAGCCGGAAAAGGACCAGGCCGAGTCTGAATACGAGAATTACGAGAACACGTCCCAAGATACGCAAGATTACGACGGTTCCAGCCAAATTGACAAACAACCGCAGAATTACGAAAACGATTCGGGTCGGTCCGTGTCTTATCAGAATCAGAACTTCGTTACTGTAGAAACGCCCAGGAGATATAACTATCAGTACTCCAACTATAATCCGCAGACGATAACTCAGCAGCAGTCTCAGCAGTACAAGAATAATTTAGACGACGCAAACTTTGGAGCTAAAACTAAGAATGGCTAG
- the LOC105664088 gene encoding uncharacterized protein LOC105664088: MRILLIQIATILLISCIRRTSGRHLSSDDAREEATTPHFEDIEDSTEESEEDPTENKLPILPPLILLDFGNDTENANGTEEKSKRTVNGGLGYGLNSLQPRRYNYYFPGGKSGTMVSIEESISPFLPKTIVERVQNTNQRTYLDNRQNSFVPSDPQYSRLQQKQSVFGLRTKPQKASEASSFETYQNVATTAKPGSFAIQNSGYGNNGVSTQSPLAFSPTESVRYVTPSPVNYASPHSVSFNYATTVSPFSNEQAYDQRHVQSNINGFVPISQPESSTAAPLSYDSRYQSGQLSNRPRYTVENGVRYENKVFWKYPDGRVSDVPPATYVEYSRPQQAKSQPPIYEPTTTESNVLSQGPVQFPTVSEPAGQEPNPFVSAESLSSNLPQQQVYRLGYQSLVRQRQNVNLARKPNNVASYSYSSRKPSSNYQYQQPRYMVNSPNPEYSDSYTTEATVNSTTPENLYADRSRKYPSKQNYLDNLLAEEGSKKQSGNNDLNSYSNLRYSDLLNYNPSISEYIRNPSSILNVRPTFVQAGNSLIPVIILRVDGASPIQTKASQNINLKALLQQYLVQYAKSIQELAQPSTYDLGTEPLAKGQSSGQSKSPVLDLIRLTQEDARQMPAYASDTYIGRSSYDTSNLEESHGRYQQSRGRQKVKNVQILEDPRFPYRAKN, encoded by the exons ATGAGGATCCTGCTGATACAA ATCGCCACGATTCTGCTGATAAGCTGCATTAGAAGAACTTCCGGGAGACATTTGTCCAGTGACGATGCTCGAGAAGAAGCGACCACGCCCCACTTCGAGGACATAGAAGACTCGACCGAAGAGTCGGAAGAGGATCCGACAGAGAACAAACTACCGATCTTACCGCCGTTGATTCTTCTGGACTTCGGCAACGACACGGAGAACGCGAATGGCACGGAAGAAAAATCCAAACGCACCGTGAACGGAGGTCTGGGTTACGGCCTCAACTCCCTTCAACCCAGAAGGTACAACTACTATTTCCCTGGCGGAAAGTCGGGCACCATGGTCAGTATCGAGGAGTCGATCAGTCCCTTCTTACCCAAAACGATCGTGGAAAGGGTTCAAAATACCAATCAGAGAACTTATCTCGATAATCGTCAGAATTCGTTCGTTCCTTCGGACCCTCAATATTCGAGGCTGCAACAGAAACAGTCCGTATTCGGTCTGCGAACGAAGCCCCAAAAAGCCAGCGAAGCTTCCAGTTTCGAGACGTACCAGAACGTGGCGACGACCGCGAAACCGGGCTCGTTCGCGATTCAGAATTCAGGGTACGGGAACAACGGTGTCTCCACGCAATCGCCTTTGGCTTTCAGCCCCACCGAGTCCGTCAGATACGTAACTCCGAGTCCCGTGAACTACGCGAGTCCGCACAGCGTCTCGTTCAACTACGCCACAACCGTAAGTCCCTTTTCGAACGAGCAGGCTTACGACCAGAGGCACGTTCAATCTAATATCAATGGCTTCGTGCCTATTTCCCAACCCGAATCATCCACTGCCGCCCCGTTGAGCTACGACTCCCGTTACCAGAGCGGACAGCTGTCGAACAGACCTAGGTACACTGTGGAGAACGGGGTTCGCTACGAGAATAAGGTCTTTTGGAAATATCCGGACGGCCGGGTGTCCGATGTCCCGCCAGCCACCTACGTGGAATATTCCCGTCCTCAGCAAGCTAAATCGCAGCCTCCGATTTACGAACCCACCACGACGGAAAGTAACGTGCTTTCTCAGGGACCCGTGCAGTTTCCAACGGTTTCCGAACCGGCCGGACAGGAGCCAAATCCATTCGTTTCCGCCGAGTCGCTGTCGTCCAACTTGCCCCAGCAACAAGTGTACCGGCTCGGTTACCAGAGTTTAGTGAGGCAGCGGCAGAATGTGAACCTGGCGCGGAAACCCAACAATGTCGCATCTTACTCGTATTCTTCGAGAAAACCTAGCTCTAACTATCAATATCAGCAGCCCAGGTACATGGTGAACAGCCCTAATCCTGAGTACTCCGATAGCTACACGACAGAGGCCACCGTGAACAGCACCACTCCTGAGAATTTGTACGCTGATCGCTCTCGAAAATACCCCTCGAAGCAAAACTATCTGGACAACTTGCTCGCGGAGGAGGGATCAAAGAAGCAGAGCGGTAACAATGATCTAAACAGTTACTCGAATCTCCGTTATTCGGACCTATTGAATTACAATCCGTCCATCTCGGAATACATCAGAAACCCTTCGTCTATTCTGAACGTACGACCCACCTTCGTGCAGGCTGGGAACTCTTTGATACCGGTTATTATACTCAGAGTGGATGGCGCCTCTCCTATTCAAACGAAAGCCTCGCAGAACATTAATTTGAAGGCTTTGCTTCAACAGTATCTCGTTCAGTACGCCAAGAGTATTCAAGAGCTGGCCCAACCGTCGACCTACGATCTCGGCACGGAGCCTCTCGCGAAAGGTCAGAGTTCTGGACAAAGTAAGAGCCCTGTCCTGGATCTGATTCGATTGACGCAAGAGGATGCTCGCCAGATGCCTGCTTATGCCTCGGATACGTATATCGGACGATCCAGTTACGATACCAGCAATTTGGAGGAGTCACATGGACGGTACCAGCAGTCCAGAGGACGACAGAAGGTGAAGAACGTCCAGATCCTGGAGGACCCCAGGTTCCCTTACAGGGCTAAGAACTAG
- the LOC105664090 gene encoding uncharacterized protein LOC105664090 — protein MFLHLVVLLSLSWPVIGNANLQDEAFDQVATASENVAQSAREQKEFRDQLIPSMIDTTVYENSNGFVPMLVSSTDPPASSTEATNVTWVSSNESSNSSVIPEDEDKRDNIEHDPAYSTEARIFLNFPNLSNNRRSFEYQASQNEFELLKVRNDTPVVANYPDFYEDPTSSEKDETRSRHRENGQKMQDYGYGMVLNKDGHSSYEDYYSRNIDKEKKSQVKANVNYHQQDSLSYDGHGQTSTRQNGPTTYFSRSNPANAAKNEDLYDSVGATSQISNNHHKFSRPVVVAEPDYNYDHRSRQKSNSDVDDYQTSRVIDSGSSEVSHYTIRNRDGRFRSEEDSRDVSDERDYVEYTERPRRVQKNRRRPSKVDSKRLPKEHRGDSAEYESKRHHSRSKSHRQRVKNWFDEDRHQDQEESYEDSRYDDRDSERHKQSSKFKPSSAWNQVSPNLEISHSNGVEIGQLEKPKLIVPVKVNLVPVANFDHSTAIGNSQGFDVSNAVLHNIVTPINTVTTSSPVMSTAENLDPDSKIRVSTPVPDIIVGQNSYQNSIQAILPQTNDQNNFSSNFKPQFMSTTVAPVYAVTPSLQSIAVQNVHGASTPRPTYGASNQHHSSQVQANVPQLMVPQPTLQTYPTLLQTPIPGSNFNIQVNPHGMHGQNFIDSNLQMQSVSTMSTVAPTQIPVTKFSLLPESQGKKTLLPSNTNFVGAANVAVAQNDQRQLNGNSYYLHNSYHQQVKPQMQGNLYQQVVKNAAPKTKTYVQTTHILPALLHPFPTIATLSSTPQVLTEHQNQQYVKIQNTDNHSLRKLPSLMYQNIDNAGSHSTSSVNVVNAYPGATKLTDTAHLPYVGTGNVEILNPNIKPSPLDTAVVNSYEAMHYPATVLTTSIPMFTTTSLVTARPALFSASTTESANVQNLVNSLTEIGSKNNQQSGDSKAYQSLDRPMFDPMNFVPNSDLVKSQSDLNSKLHAAEPLQPDLNLVPLIPGGNFFKPSFTLQSDLLVKPKLNLDLDNYAEQMFKESLKTMYNTQKWNNDRKPGNQGRQNASDFLDIAKLRNEVQRLKAYLFEAKKNKDHLEGHPSETKVQTAELPSKKPDDFLNALEQMFQKQHSESHSHHGKNKPRHRRPEQDKQKEAKGERFKDSKHPKDFMTPPKPYRSKGHFHDKPGKKRPYSGPRYHHGHYHGPRSYPRHHFSHKTSGPEALGSNHDPVYSDGFLHREAHDSRRGRPEFRKGPLDSYSSFSAPLPDKNGPYKGFKQLKGTENVNQSKMHNLMGMWMKNKQLPEGNPSYFRDQEQLKRFFEDEKQRLQKQFYDDTFKDYSFKNSEGFDRRSLPHNSKV, from the exons ATGTTTCTTCATCTT GTTGTTCTGTTGTCGTTGAGCTGGCCGGTAATAGGAAACGCGAACCTTCAGGATGAGGCCTTCGATCAGGTCGCAACTGCGTCGGAAAATGTGGCTCAAAGTGCGAGGGAGCAAAAGGAGTTTCGAGACCAGCTGATACCGTCCATGATAGATACAACGGTTTACGAAAACTCGAACGGTTTCGTGCCTATGTTGGTGTCCTCCACCGATCCTCCAGCGTCCTCGACGGAGGCTACCAACGTTACGTGGGTCAGTTCGAACGAGTCGAGCAATTCGAGCGTAATCCCCGAAGACGAGGATAAACGGGACAATATCGAGCACGATCCTGCTTACTCGACGGAAGCCAGGATATTCTTGAATTTCCCCAATCTAAGCAACAATCGTAGATCTTTCGAATATCAGGCCAGTCAGAACGAGTTCGAGCTGCTGAAAGTTAGGAACGATACGCCCGTAGTGGCCAACTATCCGGACTTTTACGAAGATCCGACGAGCTCCGAGAAGGACGAAACTCGATCGAGACACAGGGAGAATGGACAAAAAATGCAGGATTATGGTTATGGAATGGTATTGAACAAAGACGGTCATTCCTCTTACGAGGACTATTATTCCCGCAATATAGACAAGGAAAAGAAGAGTCAGGTGAAAGCGAACGTCAATTATCATCAGCAAGATTCACTCAGCTACGACGGTCACGGCCAGACCTCCACCAGACAAAACGGGCCAACGACGTACTTTTCAAGGTCGAACCCCGCGAACGCCGCGAAAAACGAGGATCTTTACGACAGCGTCGGTGCGACGTCCCAGATCTCGAACAACCATCACAAGTTCTCGAGACCGGTCGTGGTCGCCGAGCCAGATTACAACTACGACCATCGATCGCGTCAGAAGTCGAACTCGGACGTGGACGATTATCAGACGTCGCGAGTTATCGACTCGGGCAGTTCCGAAGTGTCGCATTACACGATACGCAACAGGGACGGTAGATTCCGAAGCGAGGAAGATTCCAGGGACGTCTCCGACGAGAGGGATTACGTGGAATATACGGAGAGACCCAGAAGGGTGCAGAAGAACAGACGACGTCCTTCCAAGGTGGATTCGAAGCGACTTCCGAAAGAACACCGAGGAGATAGCGCGGAGTACGAGAGCAAAAGACATCACTCCAGGTCGAAGTCTCATCGTCAAAGGGTGAAGAACTGGTTCGACGAAGACCGCCATCAAGATCAAGAGGAGAGCTACGAAGACTCCAGGTACGACGACAGAGACTCGGAACGGCACAAACAGAGCTCGAAATTCAAACCCAGCAGCGCTTGGAACCAGGTATCTCCGAACTTGGAGATTTCACACTCGAACGGCGTGGAAATCGGGCAACTCGAGAAACCCAAGCTCATCGTTCCGGTCAAAGTGAATCTGGTGCCCGTGGCAAACTTCGACCATTCAACCGCTATCGGTAATAGCCAGGGCTTCGACGTGTCGAATGCAGTTTTGCACAACATCGTCACTCCCATTAACACCGTCACCACGTCCTCGCCCGTGATGAGCACCGCTGAAAATCTGGACCCCGATTCGAAGATACGAGTGTCGACTCCGGTGCCGGACATCATCGTCGGCCAGAACAGCTATCAGAACTCGATACAGGCGATTCTTCCGCAGACGAACGATCAGAACAACTTCTCGAGCAATTTCAAACCGCAGTTCATGTCCACGACGGTCGCGCCGGTTTACGCTGTCACTCCGAGTTTGCAAAGTATAGCTGTCCAGAATGTCCACGGTGCGTCCACGCCTCGACCCACTTACGGCGCTTCGAATCAGCACCACTCGAGCCAGGTGCAGGCGAACGTGCCACAGCTGATGGTACCTCAGCCGACTCTTCAAACCTACCCCACGTTGTTGCAAACGCCAATTCCCGGCTCGAACTTCAATATTCAGGTGAATCCTCATGGCATGCACGGACAAAACTTTATCGATAGCAACTTACAGATGCAGTCCGTGTCAACGATGTCCACGGTAGCGCCAACGCAGATACCCGTTACGAAGTTTAGCCTGCTGCCAGAATCGCAAGGCAAGAAGACTCTGCTTCCGTCCAACACGAACTTCGTGGGCGCTGCCAATGTGGCTGTCGCGCAGAACGATCAGAGGCAGTTGAACGGTAATTCTTACTACTTGCACAACTCGTATCACCAGCAAGTTAAACCGCAGATGCAGGGCAACCTGTATCAGCAGGTGGTGAAGAACGCGGCACCGAAGACCAAAACTTACGTTCAGACGACACATATACTGCCAGCCCTGTTGCACCCCTTTCCAACCATCGCCACGCTGTCCAGCACGCCCCAAGTTTTAACGGAACATCAGAATCAACAGTACGTGAAGATTCAGAACACCGATAACCACTCGCTGAGGAAACTGCCGTCTCTCATGTACCAAAACATCGACAACGCGGGCAGCCATAGTACTAGCAGCGTTAACGTGGTCAACGCGTATCCAGGCGCCACGAAGCTCACCGACACGGCTCATCTACCGTACGTCGGCACCGGGAACGTCGAAATCTTGAACCCGAACATCAAACCCAGTCCGCTCGACACTGCCGTCGTCAATTCCTACGAGGCGATGCATTATCCAGCTACGGTGTTAACCACCTCTATTCCCATGTTCACCACCACCAGCTTAGTGACCGCCAGGCCCGCCCTGTTCTCCGCAAGCACCACAGAATCCGCCAACGTGCAGAACCTGGTGAATTCGTTGACGGAGATAGGCTCGAAGAACAATCAGCAATCGGGAGATTCCAAAGCGTATCAGTCCCTGGACAGACCAATGTTCGATCCCATGAACTTCGTCCCGAATTCGGACCTGGTGAAGAGCCAGAGCGACCTGAACAGCAAGCTCCACGCTGCTGAGCCCCTGCAGCCGGACCTGAACCTCGTTCCCTTGATCCCAGGAGGAAATTTCTTTAAGCCCTCCTTTACGTTGCAGAGTGATCTGCTCGTCAAACCGAAATTGAATTTGGATTTAGACAATTATGCCGAGCAGATGTTCAAGGAGTCCCTGAAGACTATGTACAACACTCAGAAGTGGAACAACGATCGCAAACCGGGGAACCAGGGTCGACAAAACGCGTCGGACTTTTTGGATATCGCTAAATTGAGGAACGAAGTGCAGCGATTGAAAGCTTATCTGTTCGAGGCGAAGAAGAACAAGGACCATCTCGAAGGACATCCAAGTGAAACCAAGGTGCAGACGGCAGAGTTGCCTTCGAAAAAACCTGACGATTTCTTGAATGCCTTAGAACAGATGTTCCAAAAGCAGCACTCGGAGTCGCACTCTCATCACGGGAAGAACAAACCTAGGCACCGAAGACCTGAGCAGGACAAGCAGAAAGAAGCGAAAGGTGAACGCTTTAAGGACTCGAAGCATCCTAAGGACTTCATGACACCGCCAAAGCCGTATCGTTCGAAGGGACACTTCCATGATAAACCAGGGAAGAAGAGACCATACTCTGGACCGAGGTACCATCACGGTCATTATCATGGACCGAGGTCATACCCGAGGCACCATTTTTCTCATAAAACGAGCGGACCCGAAGCTTTAGGGTCGAACCACGATCCAGTTTACTCTGACGGCTTTTTACATCGCGAGGCACATGATTCGAGGAGAGGTCGTCCGGAATTCAGAAAAGGTCCATTGGATTCCTATTCATCGTTCTCCGCGCCCTTACCCGACAAGAATGGTCCGTACAAAGGGTTTAAGCAACTGAAAGGAACAGAGAACGTCAATCAGTCGAAGATGCACAATTTGATGGGGATGTGGATGAAGAACAAGCAGCTGCCCGAGGGGAACCCGAGCTACTTCCGAGACCAGGAGCAGCTGAAGAGGTTCTTCGAGGACGAGAAGCAACGATTACAGAAACAATTCTACGACGATACTTTTAAGGATTACTCGTTCAAGAATTCGGAAGGTTTCGATAGGAGGTCCCTGCCACATAACAGTAAAGTTTGA
- the LOC100875777 gene encoding uncharacterized protein LOC100875777 isoform X1 gives MKLYVILGLLCVGVHGEKKINLEDIERDNLRAEGKSGRPEESKYSNSEISQQYQPNQYSGPNSQVTYVTPPAVQPETYVRPSYATKEPFQQNNVLSEQIPQRYYNDQQPLLAKGIAPNVYETQQLAYQPEISVGNQLQSTQQKTITAKYTKNPNKDTVYVDIPVMHLLTYYPNLNLNNKNGGFLVPQFNTAVSDHISVPVYTSALSQKPIATKPTYQVQYASKYNSVSPSAFTTKITKGAAYTSPVTSKKFTNSPLANVPTYVPRDQSYAQGRQFLYTQAYIAPTQPQYVPQFVYTQPTVYMPATPVYSDIYARAPAYVQDNALQSSSKYKASEQLDASPIPDELSGPVLVQQTSQSVSQNYVKDLDEPSGDLVPPQVAAQNFKTSEAPLPVSQEEESVPDQNHVGLSEPRSLLDSYVPSKVIAAQDSARYQERPIKLEGGFLPSKQNFLYKKRKTN, from the exons ATG AAACTCTATGTGATACTGGGCCTGTTGTGCGTGGGAGTTCACGGCGAGAAGAAGATAAACTTGGAGGATATAGAGAGGGACAACCTCAGAGCGGAAGGCAAGTCCGGAAGACCAGAGGAGTCAAAGTATTCGAACTCGGAAATTAGCCAGCAGTATCAACCGAATCAGTACAGTGGACCTAACTCTCAAGTCACATACGTGACACCGCCAGCG GTTCAACCGGAAACGTACGTTCGACCAAGTTACGCTACGAAGGAACCTTTCCAGCAGAATAACGTTCTGTCGGAACAGATACCTCAGCGATACTACAACGATCAACAGCCATTGCTGGCTAAAGGAATCGCGCCAAATGTGTACGAAACGCAACAATTGGCATACCAGCCGGAAATAAGCGTTGGCAATCAACTGCAGTCCACTCAGCAGAAGACGATTACGGCGAAATATACGAAAAACCCTAACAAAG ACACGGTTTATGTCGACATTCCTGTGATGCACCTGCTGACTTATTACCCGAACTTgaacttaaataataaaaatggtgGGTTCCTGGTGCCTCAATTCAACACTGCTGTGTCAGATCACATATCTGTTCCTGTGTACACTTCGGCGTTGAGTCAGAAGCCAATCGCAACGAAGCCGACCTATCAAGTGCAATATGCATCGAAATACAATTCTGTTTCTCCTTCTGCATTCACGACTAAG ATAACAAAAGGAGCAGCGTACACGAGTCCAGTCACTTCCAAAAAGTTCACCAACTCCCCGTTAGCTAACGTGCCAACGTACGTGCCGCGAGATCAATCGTACGCTCAAGGAAGACAATTCTTGTACACTCAAGCGTACATTGCTCCTACGCAGCCTCAATACGTTCCACAGTTCGTATACACTCAACCGACAGTTTACATGCCCGCCACGCCGGTTTACAGTGACATTTACGCTCGTGCGCCCGCCTACGTTCAGGATAACGCTCTGCAGAGCAGCTCCAAGTACAAAGCTTCCGAACAGTTGGATGCCAGTCCAATCCCTGACGAACTGTCCGGTCCAGTTCTGGTACAGCAAACCAGTCAGAGCGTGTCACAGAACTACGTCAAG GATCTCGACGAGCCAAGTGGCGACTTGGTGCCACCTCAGGTAGCCGCACAGAATTTCAAGACCAGCGAAGCACCGTTGCCAGTTTCGCAGGAAGAGGAATCCGTGCCAGATCAGAATCACGTAGGCCTGTCTGAACCCAGGTCTTTGTTAGATTCGTACGTTCCGAGTAAAGTAATCGCCGCACAAGACTCTGCAAG ATATCAGGAGAGGCCAATCAAACTGGAAGGTGGATTCCTGCCATCGAAACAAAACTTTCTGTACAAGAAACGTAAAACCAATTAG
- the LOC105664096 gene encoding uncharacterized protein LOC105664096, with translation MLIFPVALILAVLDTTLGAESTPKRGLEDDKSRYSANVRGDKSHKSDKVRQESDRKFDGSLAYDEMLRKLLPYANLRHESQSEPFDKLFTMTASYKVANDKPVKQIDSFNQNTEGAYGAFPTFPYQFNQPLKSSDAYTPYFHTNGRKATPQNNQDLSTYLTSFQPLLNPTDYRFSFVGKAPKVNNVQQNSPFLSPFSSFHSQMVPISTTVNNPQFPQYKGASIQVYPAVGGFSTAAYQPLQAQPQLHFQHNAQRVQPVGGRQSPSQEIRSDVEIIDKHTTPPPKDDDEDEGHAPHDKEYSPDDDYEDKERFKAPRVEGDFKPSMSFPFKQYDEKFGKYQEEEIDEEDEKSKYESKDTSSKPYYSKQEEDDGSYERQETEESDYRPKNYEDFDEGFESSYRKKPKERYVPKESSRKGESGDPSTQENRMSFRYHRVPHGFQDNEGYGSDNLESVVEHGAFGYRIPKETRTAG, from the exons ATGCTG ATATTTCCGGTCGCTTTGATCTTGGCGGTTTTGGACACGACTCTCGGGGCAGAGTCGACTCCTAAGAGGGGACTCGAAGATGATAAGTCGCGGTACAGTGCAAACGTGCGGGGCGATAAATCGCACAAGAGTGATAAAGTTAGGCAAGAATCGGACCGAAAATTTGACGGGTCGTTAGCTTACGACGAAATGCTGAGAAAGCTGCTGCCGTATGCCAATTTACGACACGAGTCTCAAAGCGAGCCGTTCGACAAGTTATTCACCATGACAGCCAGTTACAAAGTTGCCAATGATAAACCGGTGAAGCAAATCGATTCGTTCAATCAGAACACCGAAG GTGCCTACGGTGCGTTTCCAACCTTCCCGTACCAGTTCAATCAACCATTAAAATCTTCGGACGCGTACACGCCGTATTTCCACACCAACGGCAGAAAAGCAACTCCTCAAAACAATCAAGACCTCTCGACGTATTTGACCAGCTTTCAACCGCTGTTGAACCCTACGGACTATCGATTCAGTTTCGTGGGCAAAGCTCCGAAGGTGAATAACGTGCAACAGAATTCGCCGTTCCTGTCGCCGTTCTCCAGCTTCCACAGCCAAATGGTCCCAATTTCGACGACCGTCAACAACCCACAATTTCCGCAGTACAAAGGGGCGAGCATACAGGTTTATCCGGCTGTTGGCGGATTTTCAACGGCTGCTTATCAGCCTCTTCAAGCACAGCCGCAATTGCACTTCCAACATAATGCTCAACGCGTGCAACCTGTTGGGGGTCGTCAGTCACCCTCGCAGGAAATAAGAAGCGACGTGGAGATTATCGACAAGCATACGACTCCTCCTCCGAAGGACGACGATGAAGATGAAG GTCACGCGCCGCATGACAAGGAATACAGTCCCGACGACGATTACGAGGATAAGGAGAGATTTAAAGCGCCTCGAGTGGAAGGAGACTTTAAGCCCTCCATGTCCTTCCCTTTTAAACAGTACGACGAAAAGTTCGGCAAGTACCAGGAAGAGGAAATTGATGAGGAAGATGAAAAGAGTAAATATGAGAGCAAGGACACTTCTTCAAAACCGTATTATAGCAAACAAGAAGAAGACGATGGAAGCTACGAGAGGCAAGAAACTGAAGAATCGGATTATAGACCTAAAAATTATGAGGACTTCGATGAAGGCTTCGAGTCATCGTATAGAAAGAAACCCAAAGAAC GATACGTTCCGAAAGAATCGTCCAGAAAAGGCGAATCGGGTGATCCATCCACTCAAGAGAATCGAATGAGTTTCAGGTATCACAGAGTCCCACACGGTTTCCAAGATAACGAAGGATATGGTAGTGACAATTTAGAGAGCGTAGTAGAACATGGAGCTTTCGGATATAGGATACCCAAGGAGACTAGAACTGCAGGCTAA